One Flavobacterium sp. 90 DNA segment encodes these proteins:
- a CDS encoding helix-turn-helix domain-containing protein, with protein sequence MEKNLKIINACDENCPVKKALGLLGGKWTMMILYQLNTRTIRYGELKRAVVGISEKMLIQELNALVENKLVNKKAYPEIPPRVEYTLTELGLKTLPIIDQIAAFGLENLV encoded by the coding sequence ATGGAAAAAAATCTAAAAATAATTAATGCATGTGATGAAAACTGCCCGGTAAAAAAAGCATTAGGTTTATTGGGAGGAAAATGGACAATGATGATTTTGTATCAGCTTAATACCAGAACCATTAGATATGGAGAACTTAAAAGGGCTGTAGTAGGTATTAGTGAAAAAATGCTGATTCAGGAATTGAATGCTCTGGTAGAAAACAAATTGGTCAATAAAAAGGCTTATCCTGAAATCCCTCCAAGAGTAGAATATACATTAACAGAACTGGGTTTGAAGACTTTACCAATTATAGATCAAATAGCTGCTTTTGGTTTGGAAAATTTGGTTTAG
- a CDS encoding NmrA family NAD(P)-binding protein has translation MKILVFGATGSQQFHVIGEAKNKGGIVYAATSSEKNFSKLEDAGAIPVLGDMSDASKMKEITKGIDAVALLIPVSLPNPADGFQLAKNVIDAAKKNGVKMIVWNTSGFLAPQKLGIPMEDVKLDTKEYLENCGVPYVIIEPSIYAENLLAPYTTDYVKSERKVAYPTPENMPIGYIASRDVSAFVVEALYKPELSGQSFMVSGLDDLKGNGLAEKFSIGLGEKIDFYAMPPQEFGDKLSILVGEESARGVQGYYEMLASLPVYPTKFNPKLQEVLEKLPVKMTPIEEWVKTHKEFFIN, from the coding sequence ATGAAAATATTAGTATTTGGAGCCACAGGTTCACAGCAATTCCATGTAATTGGAGAAGCAAAAAATAAAGGCGGAATTGTTTACGCTGCAACAAGTTCAGAAAAAAACTTTTCAAAACTGGAAGACGCAGGTGCAATCCCTGTATTAGGCGATATGTCTGATGCATCAAAAATGAAAGAAATCACTAAGGGAATTGATGCTGTTGCTTTGCTAATTCCTGTCTCGCTGCCTAATCCTGCAGATGGATTTCAACTTGCCAAAAATGTAATTGATGCAGCTAAGAAAAATGGTGTAAAAATGATAGTTTGGAATACCAGCGGATTTTTGGCACCACAAAAATTAGGTATTCCTATGGAAGATGTAAAGCTGGACACTAAGGAATATCTTGAAAATTGCGGAGTACCGTATGTAATAATTGAACCCTCTATTTATGCCGAAAATTTACTGGCTCCTTATACAACCGATTATGTAAAAAGCGAAAGAAAAGTAGCGTACCCAACTCCTGAAAATATGCCTATTGGTTATATTGCATCAAGAGATGTCAGTGCTTTTGTGGTAGAAGCTTTATATAAACCAGAACTTTCAGGACAATCCTTTATGGTTAGCGGTTTGGATGATCTGAAAGGAAATGGTCTTGCCGAAAAATTCTCTATTGGATTAGGAGAAAAAATTGATTTCTACGCAATGCCTCCGCAAGAATTTGGAGATAAATTAAGCATTCTTGTTGGAGAAGAAAGTGCCAGAGGTGTACAAGGGTATTATGAAATGCTGGCAAGTCTTCCGGTATATCCAACAAAATTCAATCCTAAATTGCAAGAGGTTTTAGAAAAACTGCCTGTAAAAATGACTCCAATCGAAGAATGGGTTAAAACGCATAAAGAGTTTTTTATTAACTAA
- a CDS encoding MATE family efflux transporter, with translation MLKKYKSNKIYYQSTITLAGPVVISQLGHTLVQTFDTIIIGHYAGTISLAAVSLVHSVFMVVLVIGLGVAYGLTPLIAQENGKSNFKECAELLSNSLWLNVAAAIFLFVIVYYGSMFAMQHADQDPQVVETAKPYLLILSLSILPLMVFQTFKQFAEGLGFTKQAMSITIWGNVLNVIIAVILVKGMFGIEPMGVQGVGIATLIDRVLMMLVMMWYVLRSENFRVYIKHFSVKFVDFSKIIKVVKIGLPVAMQYVFEIGVFAVAALMAGNIGAVEQAAHQTAITLAAMTYMMAGGIASAATIKVGNSFGNKNYKRLQKFAYASYHLVIIFMMFFAVIFTLFNQYLPYLITNDLNVVALAAQLLIIAAIFQLFDGTQVVGLGTLRGMGDVNIPTLITFVAYWLVGLPAAYVLGIHFDAGVKGIWYGLTLGLLTSSALLYLRFRYVINKVLEN, from the coding sequence ATGCTCAAAAAATATAAATCCAATAAAATATATTACCAAAGTACAATAACACTTGCAGGACCTGTAGTGATTTCTCAGCTGGGACACACACTGGTACAGACTTTTGATACCATTATCATAGGGCATTATGCAGGAACGATATCATTGGCAGCAGTCTCACTGGTTCATTCGGTTTTCATGGTCGTTTTAGTCATTGGATTAGGCGTTGCATATGGCCTGACACCTTTGATTGCGCAAGAAAATGGAAAATCAAATTTTAAGGAATGCGCTGAGCTTCTTTCAAACAGCTTATGGCTTAATGTTGCGGCCGCAATTTTTCTTTTTGTAATTGTTTACTATGGCTCTATGTTTGCCATGCAACATGCAGATCAGGATCCTCAGGTGGTAGAAACAGCAAAGCCTTATTTGCTTATTTTAAGCTTATCTATTTTGCCTTTAATGGTATTTCAAACCTTTAAACAATTTGCAGAAGGACTGGGTTTTACAAAACAAGCAATGTCTATAACGATATGGGGAAATGTACTCAACGTAATTATAGCAGTGATTCTGGTAAAGGGTATGTTTGGGATTGAGCCAATGGGAGTTCAAGGAGTAGGAATTGCAACATTAATAGATCGGGTTTTAATGATGCTGGTTATGATGTGGTATGTACTTCGATCAGAGAATTTTAGAGTTTATATAAAGCATTTCTCTGTTAAGTTTGTTGATTTTTCAAAAATTATAAAGGTTGTAAAAATAGGATTGCCTGTAGCGATGCAGTATGTTTTTGAAATTGGAGTATTCGCAGTTGCGGCTTTAATGGCTGGTAATATAGGCGCAGTTGAACAAGCAGCCCATCAAACAGCGATAACCCTTGCAGCAATGACCTATATGATGGCAGGAGGAATTGCATCGGCGGCAACTATTAAAGTTGGAAATAGTTTCGGAAATAAAAACTACAAAAGACTTCAGAAGTTTGCATATGCATCTTATCATTTAGTAATCATTTTTATGATGTTTTTTGCTGTAATTTTTACACTCTTTAATCAATATTTACCTTACTTAATAACAAATGATTTAAATGTTGTAGCGCTGGCAGCACAATTATTGATAATCGCCGCGATATTCCAGCTCTTTGATGGTACGCAGGTTGTTGGTCTTGGAACATTAAGAGGAATGGGAGATGTAAATATTCCTACTTTGATAACTTTTGTTGCTTATTGGCTTGTTGGTCTGCCTGCGGCGTATGTTTTAGGAATTCATTTTGATGCAGGAGTAAAGGGAATCTGGTACGGTTTGACCCTTGGATTGTTAACATCATCTGCTTTATTGTATTTAAGATTCAGGTATGTAATCAATAAAGTTTTAGAAAATTAA
- a CDS encoding AraC family transcriptional regulator has protein sequence MKTIKFHKTECGVEMLLNVLHGDVLSERYLERDTFNTDFFEILLFKKAKGSLILNQQKINITDNTVVFISPFQKRQWTEEKEGLDFTVLVFQENFLNDFFSDKFFTYRLLYFYQLNYPLNITVEKEELQKALEQLMEIKSELVARRTDSIHIIRSLTYYLLLKFNRVYAEKNNLSIERAENNYAYQFKQLLETHIREKQRIDHYADLLNVSRISINTCVKKQFNVTATELLKQRLLFEIKNDLIHSGKTVAEIAYNLNFSEPGHMMRFFKTQTGITSTQFLSDYQNGIFS, from the coding sequence ATGAAAACAATAAAATTTCATAAAACCGAATGTGGTGTTGAGATGCTTCTCAATGTATTGCATGGAGATGTACTAAGCGAAAGATATTTGGAGCGCGATACTTTTAACACTGATTTTTTTGAAATTTTGCTTTTTAAAAAAGCAAAGGGATCTTTGATTTTAAATCAACAGAAAATCAATATTACCGACAATACAGTTGTTTTTATTTCTCCTTTTCAGAAAAGGCAATGGACTGAGGAGAAAGAAGGTTTGGACTTTACTGTTTTGGTTTTTCAGGAAAACTTTCTAAACGATTTTTTCTCAGATAAATTCTTTACGTATCGGCTTCTTTATTTTTATCAGTTAAATTATCCCTTAAATATTACTGTTGAAAAAGAAGAACTGCAAAAAGCACTAGAGCAACTTATGGAAATCAAATCAGAATTGGTAGCGCGAAGGACAGACAGTATCCATATCATACGCTCTCTTACCTATTATCTGCTTTTGAAGTTCAACAGGGTATATGCCGAGAAAAATAATCTCTCAATTGAAAGAGCCGAAAATAATTATGCTTATCAGTTCAAACAATTACTCGAAACCCATATCAGGGAAAAGCAGAGGATTGACCATTATGCAGATTTATTAAATGTGAGCAGGATTTCAATTAATACCTGTGTGAAAAAACAGTTTAATGTTACCGCTACAGAACTCTTAAAACAAAGATTGCTCTTCGAAATAAAAAATGACTTAATACATTCCGGAAAGACTGTCGCGGAGATAGCGTATAATCTTAATTTTTCGGAACCTGGACATATGATGCGGTTTTTCAAAACCCAAACAGGAATTACAAGCACCCAGTTCCTTTCAGATTATCAAAATGGTATATTTTCCTAG
- a CDS encoding cysteine hydrolase family protein: MKKALLLIDIQKEYFENGALELVNPIPASENAKKLLEHFRRENDTIVHVQHISGEGIPIFVSGTQGVEIHENVKPLEGEKVITKQFPNSFRGTDLLEYLQSKEITHLVIAGMMTHMCIDAGTRAAVDFGFECTVIGDACATMDLQINEQKVKSVDVHNAFLAALEFFYAKIQTTDQYLLS, translated from the coding sequence ATGAAAAAGGCATTACTACTAATAGATATACAGAAAGAATATTTTGAAAATGGAGCATTGGAACTTGTAAATCCAATTCCGGCAAGTGAAAACGCAAAAAAATTACTGGAACATTTCCGAAGAGAAAATGATACTATTGTTCATGTACAGCATATATCTGGCGAAGGTATTCCTATTTTTGTTTCCGGAACGCAAGGAGTAGAAATCCATGAAAATGTAAAACCACTTGAAGGAGAGAAAGTAATCACCAAACAATTTCCTAATAGTTTTAGAGGTACTGATCTGCTGGAATATTTACAGTCAAAGGAAATAACGCATTTGGTCATTGCAGGAATGATGACTCATATGTGTATAGATGCAGGGACAAGAGCTGCTGTTGATTTTGGATTTGAATGTACAGTAATTGGCGATGCCTGTGCTACAATGGACCTTCAGATTAACGAGCAAAAAGTTAAATCTGTCGATGTGCACAATGCATTTTTAGCGGCATTAGAATTCTTTTATGCCAAAATTCAGACAACAGATCAATATCTGCTTTCTTAA
- a CDS encoding cytochrome c: protein MINLYIALSNNVPVPKDIPLPLPMPEWFFVVVLVLSFLLHILFVNLMLGGSILALIAQIKGLKNKEYDTLAHEIAKTITVNKSIAVVLGIAPLLSINVLYTIYFYSANALTGLMWIAVIPLVTVAFLLTYLHKYTWETLENHKAVHISILALATVIFLFIPFIFLTNINLMLFPEKWALVKGFVDALFLPNVFPRYLHFILSSLAVTGLFIFWYNSRKSYPFENIYQQFTRYDIQKKGYSLALTASICQCMIGPLVLLTLPSKGMGWNLILVIFSGVAFAVPAMWLIWKRLTGEKENIEKDFYKIAMLLGITVLCMGSGRQIYRANSLEKHREMVRIKTNEFQILKKKAVAKMKAEEAGAASADMSEAEKGQKVFSQYCASCHKVDEKLVGPPVLEMAKIYKGNVTDLQKWIKNPGKKRPDYPQMPSFESQLDQQKLDQLAEYILNIK from the coding sequence ATGATCAATTTATATATTGCGTTGTCAAACAACGTTCCGGTTCCAAAAGATATTCCCTTACCGCTGCCAATGCCTGAATGGTTTTTTGTAGTTGTTCTGGTACTTTCATTCCTGCTTCATATCCTTTTTGTTAATCTGATGCTTGGAGGTTCTATTTTGGCTTTGATTGCCCAGATAAAAGGACTTAAAAATAAGGAATACGATACATTGGCACATGAAATAGCCAAAACCATTACAGTCAATAAAAGTATTGCTGTTGTACTTGGTATTGCGCCGCTTTTGAGTATTAATGTATTGTACACGATTTATTTTTATTCGGCAAATGCACTTACCGGTTTAATGTGGATTGCGGTAATACCGTTGGTGACAGTGGCGTTTCTGCTTACTTATTTGCACAAATATACTTGGGAAACATTAGAGAATCATAAAGCAGTTCATATTTCGATTTTGGCACTGGCAACAGTTATTTTTCTTTTTATCCCGTTTATCTTTCTGACCAATATCAATCTAATGCTTTTTCCTGAAAAATGGGCTTTAGTAAAAGGCTTTGTAGATGCATTGTTTCTGCCGAATGTTTTTCCGAGGTATCTGCATTTTATCTTGTCTTCACTGGCAGTAACGGGATTGTTTATATTTTGGTACAACAGCCGCAAGAGTTATCCGTTTGAAAATATATACCAACAATTTACCCGATACGATATTCAGAAAAAAGGGTATTCTCTTGCTCTTACAGCTTCCATATGCCAATGTATGATTGGCCCGTTGGTACTGCTAACTCTTCCTTCTAAAGGTATGGGCTGGAATCTGATTTTAGTCATTTTCTCCGGCGTAGCTTTTGCAGTTCCCGCTATGTGGCTTATCTGGAAGAGATTGACCGGTGAAAAAGAAAACATCGAAAAAGACTTTTATAAAATAGCAATGCTCCTTGGAATTACGGTTTTGTGCATGGGTTCAGGAAGGCAGATTTACAGAGCAAATTCGCTTGAAAAACACCGCGAAATGGTGAGAATTAAAACAAACGAATTTCAAATTTTGAAAAAGAAGGCTGTAGCCAAAATGAAAGCAGAAGAAGCCGGAGCTGCTTCGGCAGATATGTCAGAAGCAGAGAAAGGGCAGAAGGTATTTAGCCAGTATTGTGCCTCCTGTCATAAAGTAGATGAAAAACTAGTAGGACCGCCGGTTTTGGAAATGGCAAAAATTTATAAAGGTAATGTGACCGATTTGCAGAAATGGATAAAAAATCCGGGTAAAAAACGTCCTGATTATCCACAAATGCCAAGTTTTGAATCTCAGTTGGATCAGCAGAAACTAGATCAGCTGGCAGAATATATTCTGAACATAAAATAA
- a CDS encoding cytochrome c, with protein MDFPIFHLDWLNNRMLIAIIAIIHVMINHGLAVGFMPLITWLEQKGVKNSGREQITDLDWDNRIYNMMKVAFIITTTIGAMTGVGIWFSVALVSPTSIGSLIRVFYWAWFVEWLVFVTEVILIMIYFLTWKSSNTSLRAKLLHIRFGWFLSLFSWITMAIIVSILSFMMDPGNWNAHKSLLNGFTNPIYLPQLLFRTPTAMLVAGSFGMMLVTLFFKKGTEIRLKAVKYVSKWIILWAPISLLGAVIYYRAIPEAMTANMSTAVGTMDFNKYYDLMKYFILFGISSSLIMAVLGIFKAKWIKSYMVLFPVIMAFGYLGFFERVREFVRKPYVIGGYMYSNLLLEEDYPVYQQYGLLKNATYTTVTEITSENKVEAGRNVFAIACSRCHTTQGVNSVVDVFERMYGVGKPLDINSMASYIPNMHNGRTYMPPFPGTQEESEALAAYIRSIQDTGDVLEGAQSEGVEVSELQDTKAVLANKK; from the coding sequence ATGGACTTTCCAATTTTTCATTTAGACTGGCTCAACAATAGGATGCTTATCGCCATCATTGCCATTATTCACGTGATGATTAATCACGGTTTAGCTGTGGGTTTTATGCCTCTTATAACCTGGCTGGAACAGAAAGGGGTTAAGAACAGCGGCAGGGAACAAATTACAGATTTAGACTGGGACAACAGAATTTATAATATGATGAAAGTTGCTTTTATCATCACTACAACAATTGGAGCAATGACAGGAGTAGGGATTTGGTTCTCCGTTGCGCTTGTAAGCCCTACATCTATAGGAAGTTTAATACGCGTTTTTTACTGGGCATGGTTTGTAGAATGGCTGGTATTTGTTACCGAGGTAATCTTGATCATGATTTATTTTTTGACATGGAAAAGCAGCAATACTTCGCTTAGAGCTAAATTACTACACATTCGTTTTGGATGGTTTTTAAGTTTGTTTTCGTGGATTACTATGGCAATTATTGTTTCTATTTTGAGCTTTATGATGGATCCCGGAAACTGGAATGCACATAAAAGTCTGCTCAATGGGTTTACCAATCCAATTTATCTGCCTCAGTTATTGTTTAGGACTCCTACAGCCATGCTTGTGGCGGGAAGTTTTGGAATGATGCTGGTAACGCTATTCTTTAAAAAGGGCACGGAAATCAGACTTAAAGCGGTGAAATATGTCTCAAAGTGGATTATTCTATGGGCTCCAATTTCGCTTCTGGGAGCAGTAATTTACTATCGTGCAATTCCCGAGGCCATGACCGCCAATATGAGTACGGCTGTAGGTACAATGGATTTCAATAAGTATTACGATTTAATGAAATACTTTATATTATTTGGAATTTCCTCTTCTCTTATAATGGCAGTTCTAGGCATATTTAAAGCCAAATGGATTAAAAGTTATATGGTATTATTTCCTGTGATTATGGCTTTTGGCTACCTTGGATTTTTTGAAAGAGTGCGTGAATTTGTCCGAAAACCTTATGTAATTGGAGGCTATATGTATTCCAACTTATTATTAGAAGAAGATTATCCTGTTTACCAACAATACGGACTTCTAAAAAATGCGACCTATACTACAGTAACCGAGATTACGTCCGAAAACAAAGTAGAAGCCGGCAGAAATGTTTTTGCAATCGCCTGTAGCCGCTGTCATACCACTCAGGGAGTCAATAGTGTTGTGGATGTTTTTGAACGCATGTATGGAGTTGGAAAACCGCTGGATATAAACTCCATGGCATCTTATATTCCCAATATGCATAACGGAAGAACCTATATGCCTCCTTTTCCCGGAACTCAAGAAGAAAGTGAAGCTCTGGCAGCCTATATCCGAAGTATTCAGGACACAGGAGATGTTCTCGAAGGAGCACAGTCAGAAGGTGTGGAGGTAAGTGAACTACAAGATACAAAAGCAGTTTTAGCAAATAAAAAATAA
- a CDS encoding carbonic anhydrase family protein — protein sequence MDNQFRSLVMLCTAVLLVSCNNGTKTEKSNSTSIPAEDLKPVVSHVMTKEEQTRLTPDAILQEFIEGNKRFQSGVTTVRDHSKQARKSAPGQFPKAVVLSCVDSRVPVEDVFDQGLGDIFVGRVAGNFVNEDLLGSMEFACKVSGAKLVLVMGHQHCGAIKGAIDDVKLGNITAMLSKIKPAVAMSQDFIGEKTSKNDNFVKHVSENNVLYAMDQIRKKSPILKEMEDKGQIKIVGVFYNLTDGTLEFLK from the coding sequence ATGGACAATCAATTCAGATCATTAGTAATGCTTTGCACAGCAGTATTATTGGTTTCTTGCAACAATGGTACAAAAACAGAAAAATCAAATTCAACTTCTATTCCTGCAGAAGATTTAAAACCTGTAGTTTCTCATGTAATGACGAAGGAAGAACAAACCAGACTTACGCCTGACGCAATTTTACAGGAATTTATAGAAGGAAATAAACGTTTTCAAAGCGGTGTCACTACGGTGCGTGACCATAGTAAACAAGCCCGAAAATCAGCACCGGGTCAGTTTCCAAAAGCAGTTGTATTAAGTTGTGTAGACAGTCGCGTACCTGTGGAAGATGTATTTGATCAGGGCTTGGGAGATATCTTTGTGGGACGCGTAGCCGGAAATTTTGTAAATGAAGATTTATTAGGCAGTATGGAATTTGCCTGTAAAGTTTCAGGTGCAAAACTGGTTTTAGTGATGGGACATCAGCATTGCGGCGCTATAAAAGGTGCTATCGATGATGTAAAACTTGGAAATATTACAGCAATGCTTTCAAAAATAAAACCTGCTGTAGCAATGAGTCAGGATTTTATTGGTGAAAAAACATCTAAAAATGATAACTTTGTAAAACACGTTTCAGAAAATAACGTGCTTTATGCTATGGATCAAATTCGTAAAAAAAGTCCAATTCTTAAAGAAATGGAAGATAAAGGACAGATAAAAATTGTAGGTGTGTTTTATAATTTGACAGACGGAACCCTTGAATTCTTAAAATAA
- a CDS encoding DUF2490 domain-containing protein, which produces MSRKNYLLSLIFLISTLQSVIGQNNRITTNNSIGWYNFFGTFKISEKFGIHTEYQWRRNETITEWQQSLLRVGLNYNLNSRVQFRVGYGWIETYPYGEIPINGMGRDFTEHRIFEMVQLSHKEGIVDFSHRFMLEQRFVGRYSSINETTEDEFPLLNRMRYMIRVQVPLKGNEIKDKTPYLAFYDEIFIGFGKNVNMNVFDQNRIGVLLGYRFNKNIRIEGGYLNQIVQLGRQIDGQNVFQNNNGIILNTNLNFDLTKTNKAID; this is translated from the coding sequence ATGAGCAGGAAAAATTATTTATTGTCCCTCATTTTTTTAATTAGTACTTTACAATCTGTAATCGGGCAAAATAATCGTATCACTACCAATAACAGCATTGGGTGGTATAATTTTTTTGGAACATTCAAGATCTCAGAAAAATTTGGAATACATACTGAATACCAATGGCGCAGAAATGAAACCATTACCGAATGGCAGCAAAGTTTATTAAGGGTTGGATTGAATTATAACTTAAATTCAAGAGTGCAGTTTCGTGTTGGTTATGGCTGGATCGAAACCTATCCTTATGGAGAAATCCCTATAAATGGTATGGGCAGAGATTTTACAGAACATAGAATTTTTGAAATGGTACAGCTAAGTCATAAAGAAGGAATCGTTGATTTCTCGCATAGGTTTATGTTAGAACAAAGATTTGTAGGCAGGTACAGTTCGATAAATGAGACAACAGAAGACGAATTTCCGTTATTGAACCGAATGCGATATATGATAAGAGTTCAGGTGCCTTTAAAAGGAAATGAGATAAAGGACAAAACACCTTATTTAGCTTTCTATGACGAAATTTTTATTGGATTTGGGAAAAATGTTAATATGAACGTTTTTGATCAAAACAGAATTGGAGTTTTATTAGGCTACAGGTTTAATAAAAATATAAGAATTGAAGGTGGTTATCTAAATCAAATCGTACAGTTGGGAAGACAGATAGACGGACAAAATGTTTTTCAAAACAATAATGGAATTATATTGAATACCAATTTAAACTTTGATTTGACGAAAACAAATAAAGCCATTGACTAG
- a CDS encoding YHS domain-containing protein — MKKILLFVTITAVLSCNKKEEKAHPHDHPHTMESETMYKDPKNPLNKLTYASKIDFSCNMDVSKYGVTDTVTYKGKLYGFCSSVCKDDFMKKPEEYLAKNKK, encoded by the coding sequence ATGAAAAAAATCCTTCTATTTGTTACCATTACAGCGGTGTTAAGCTGTAATAAAAAAGAGGAAAAAGCACATCCTCACGATCATCCTCATACTATGGAATCTGAAACCATGTATAAAGATCCTAAAAACCCACTCAATAAATTAACTTATGCCAGCAAAATTGACTTTAGCTGTAATATGGATGTGAGTAAATACGGTGTCACCGATACAGTCACTTATAAAGGTAAATTATACGGTTTTTGCTCTTCGGTTTGCAAAGATGACTTTATGAAAAAACCAGAGGAATATCTGGCTAAAAACAAGAAGTAA
- a CDS encoding superoxide dismutase, whose amino-acid sequence MRNNKILIAMLLLCVSVSAQFVQKPLPYSYDALEPYIDAKTMEIHYSKHHAGYVKNLNDAIKGTALEKMTLYDLFSKASSLPVAVRNNAGGHYNHEMFWSLLTPDKNTKPSDGLLVSITEKFGSMENLKQKLNQAALSRFGSGWVWLYVSGEKQLEISTTANQDNPLMDDAQNKGIPILGIDLWEHAYYLKYQNKRADYLLAIWNIINWNEVSARYNSILK is encoded by the coding sequence ATGAGAAACAATAAAATTTTAATAGCAATGCTTTTACTATGTGTATCAGTATCTGCTCAATTTGTACAAAAACCGCTTCCTTATAGTTATGATGCCTTAGAGCCGTACATAGATGCCAAAACAATGGAAATCCACTACAGCAAACATCATGCGGGTTACGTAAAGAATTTAAATGATGCGATTAAAGGTACAGCACTGGAAAAAATGACACTTTATGATTTATTTTCCAAAGCATCATCATTGCCTGTTGCAGTACGAAACAATGCCGGAGGACATTATAATCACGAGATGTTCTGGTCGCTATTAACGCCTGATAAAAACACAAAACCTTCAGATGGACTTCTGGTATCAATAACTGAAAAATTTGGAAGCATGGAGAATTTGAAACAGAAATTAAACCAGGCTGCACTCTCACGTTTCGGCTCGGGTTGGGTATGGCTTTATGTTTCAGGAGAAAAGCAGCTGGAGATTTCTACAACTGCCAATCAGGACAATCCACTCATGGATGATGCTCAAAACAAAGGCATTCCAATATTGGGAATAGATCTTTGGGAGCATGCTTACTATTTGAAATATCAAAATAAACGAGCCGATTACTTATTGGCAATATGGAATATAATTAACTGGAATGAAGTTAGCGCCCGCTATAATTCGATTCTAAAATAA
- a CDS encoding helix-turn-helix domain-containing protein: MQISEIPERGLSLFTGNESHFWMDNMANLLQRFPLLEYPHRQNFFMLLFIDDAEGEISIDNQKIRLDSAKVIAIKPRYISFIDINRKAKGKIICFTEEFFSLRYNNNILDQFSFLHDTSKLFVRLSEEEANKWEYLLEIFFKEFSLHRKESVKVLRSYLNILLFDLERLYDPSGFVVNNSPKQQKVKEFEKLIDKDFKIKKMPAAYADLLNVTPNYLNKICKEVTNYTAGDLIRKRIVIEAQRLIHFTNYSINEIADQLGFENASYFVTFFKRQTNKTPEQFRRLSNQ, encoded by the coding sequence ATGCAAATATCAGAAATACCCGAGCGCGGCCTGAGTTTATTCACAGGTAATGAGAGTCATTTCTGGATGGATAACATGGCTAATCTGCTGCAAAGATTTCCTTTACTGGAATACCCTCACAGGCAGAATTTCTTTATGCTTCTCTTTATAGATGACGCAGAAGGAGAAATTAGTATTGATAATCAAAAAATCCGTCTTGACAGCGCTAAAGTCATCGCAATAAAACCACGTTATATAAGCTTTATAGACATTAACAGAAAAGCCAAAGGGAAAATAATCTGTTTTACGGAAGAATTTTTTTCCCTGCGCTACAACAATAATATTTTAGACCAGTTTTCATTTCTTCATGATACTTCAAAGTTATTTGTCAGGCTTAGTGAAGAGGAAGCTAACAAGTGGGAATATCTGCTTGAAATATTTTTCAAAGAGTTCAGTCTCCATAGAAAAGAATCGGTAAAAGTACTCCGATCTTATCTCAATATTCTGCTTTTTGATTTAGAAAGGCTTTATGATCCCTCGGGATTTGTTGTAAACAATTCGCCTAAACAGCAGAAGGTAAAAGAATTTGAAAAACTCATTGATAAAGATTTTAAAATAAAAAAAATGCCTGCAGCCTATGCAGATCTGCTCAATGTAACGCCAAATTATCTGAACAAGATATGTAAGGAAGTAACCAATTATACAGCGGGCGACCTGATACGAAAGCGTATCGTAATAGAAGCACAGCGACTGATTCATTTTACCAATTATTCTATAAATGAAATTGCTGATCAGCTCGGTTTTGAAAATGCGTCTTATTTTGTTACTTTTTTTAAAAGACAGACAAACAAAACACCAGAGCAATTCCGCAGATTATCAAACCAATAA